In a genomic window of Alphaproteobacteria bacterium:
- the recA gene encoding recombinase RecA produces the protein MTITPFRQDKDNAMTQNTAEKQKALDAALAQIERAFGKGSIMKLNDGQMAMEVESVSTGSLGLDIALGIGGLPRGRIVEIYGPESSGKTTLALQVIAEAQKGGGTCAIVDAEHALDPGYARKLGVDVDNLLISQPDAGEQALEIADTLVRSGALDVLVVDSVAALVPRAELEGEMGDSHVGLQARLMSQALRKLTGSIARSRTIVIFINQIRMKIGVMFGSPETTTGGNALKFYASVRLDIRRIGAIKDKETVVGNQTRVKVVKNKMAPPFRQVEFDIMYGEGISKTGELIDLGVNANIVEKSGAWFAYDGQRIGQGRENAKQFMKDHPEVAAKLENQIRQNAGLVAEAMLAGPESAGDSADEAAASAANDEGPPPAKKKK, from the coding sequence ATGACCATCACCCCGTTCAGACAGGACAAGGATAACGCCATGACCCAGAACACCGCCGAAAAGCAGAAGGCGCTCGACGCCGCCCTCGCGCAGATCGAACGCGCCTTCGGCAAGGGCTCCATCATGAAGCTCAATGACGGGCAGATGGCGATGGAGGTGGAGTCGGTCTCCACCGGCTCTCTGGGCCTCGATATCGCGCTCGGTATCGGCGGCCTCCCGCGCGGAAGAATTGTAGAAATCTACGGCCCGGAAAGCTCCGGCAAAACGACACTGGCGCTGCAGGTCATCGCCGAGGCGCAGAAGGGCGGCGGCACCTGTGCGATCGTGGACGCCGAACACGCGCTCGACCCCGGCTATGCCCGCAAGCTTGGCGTCGATGTAGACAATTTGCTCATCTCCCAGCCCGACGCGGGGGAGCAGGCGCTCGAAATCGCCGACACGCTGGTGCGCTCCGGTGCGCTGGACGTTCTGGTCGTCGACTCGGTCGCCGCGCTCGTTCCCCGCGCGGAGCTGGAGGGCGAAATGGGCGACTCCCACGTCGGCCTGCAGGCCCGCCTGATGTCGCAGGCCTTGAGAAAACTCACCGGGTCGATTGCCCGTTCGCGTACCATCGTCATCTTCATCAACCAGATCCGCATGAAGATCGGCGTCATGTTCGGCTCGCCCGAAACCACGACGGGCGGCAACGCATTGAAATTCTACGCCTCCGTCCGCCTCGACATCCGCCGCATCGGCGCGATCAAGGACAAGGAGACCGTGGTCGGCAATCAGACCCGCGTGAAGGTCGTAAAAAACAAGATGGCCCCGCCCTTCCGTCAGGTCGAGTTCGATATCATGTACGGCGAAGGCATTTCCAAGACCGGAGAACTCATTGATCTGGGCGTAAACGCCAACATCGTCGAAAAGTCCGGCGCATGGTTCGCTTACGACGGCCAGCGCATCGGGCAGGGCCGCGAAAACGCCAAGCAATTCATGAAGGACCATCCGGAAGTGGCCGCGAAGCTCGAAAACCAGATCCGCCAGAACGCGGGCCTTGTAGCGGAAGCCATGCTTGCCGGACCAGAATCAGCCGGAGACTCGGCGGATGAGGCGGCGGCAAGCGCGGCGAATGACGAAGGGCCACCCCCGGCCAAAAAGAAGAAATAA
- a CDS encoding isochorismatase family protein — MPSLQHHALLINDSQRWRVDPTFDDPAYLSWTTEGGMMKPNGTEQTRTVAERIRDVADRYRDLGVPVFVICYAFADEDHTTANGGLYMVEYKPERGDIMVRKEEMSPFLHSDIGGKNIDTVLKQRGIKTLSVAGFHASMCITDLTLDALDKKYEVRLLEDCIGENDPHPEFAVPRALEYLEKNGALRVTSIEDLAQLHNLREQESVPVFDY, encoded by the coding sequence ATGCCTTCCTTACAACACCATGCTTTGTTAATTAACGATTCGCAGCGCTGGCGGGTGGACCCCACCTTCGATGATCCTGCGTATCTGTCGTGGACCACGGAAGGCGGAATGATGAAGCCGAACGGAACGGAGCAGACGCGCACCGTGGCCGAGCGGATCCGGGATGTGGCGGACAGGTACCGCGATCTCGGCGTTCCGGTGTTTGTGATCTGTTACGCTTTTGCTGACGAGGACCATACGACTGCGAATGGCGGGCTTTACATGGTCGAATACAAGCCCGAGCGTGGAGATATCATGGTGCGGAAGGAGGAAATGTCCCCCTTCCTGCACAGCGATATCGGCGGAAAGAACATCGATACGGTTCTCAAGCAGCGCGGAATCAAAACGCTGTCGGTTGCCGGGTTTCATGCCTCGATGTGCATCACCGACCTTACTCTGGATGCGCTGGATAAAAAGTATGAGGTCCGCCTGCTGGAAGACTGTATCGGCGAGAATGACCCGCACCCCGAGTTCGCGGTGCCGCGGGCGCTTGAATATCTGGAAAAGAACGGCGCCCTTCGCGTGACGTCCATCGAAGATCTCGCACAACTGCACAACCTGCGGGAACAGGAGAGCGTCCCTGTGTTTGACTATTAA
- the smpB gene encoding SsrA-binding protein SmpB, giving the protein MISTDKVVAENRKARFDYELLDRFEAGIMLTGSEVKSLRLGQCSIKESFVGPKDGALWLWGANIAEYKQAGPHLQHEPTRPRKLLLHKKQIDKLIGAVTREGMTIVATQLYFDKRGRAKLEIAIARGKKKHDKRETEKQRDWGRQKQALMREKG; this is encoded by the coding sequence ATGATCTCGACCGACAAGGTGGTGGCCGAGAACCGGAAGGCGCGTTTCGATTACGAGCTTCTGGACCGTTTCGAGGCGGGGATCATGCTGACCGGATCGGAGGTCAAGTCGCTGCGGCTCGGGCAGTGCAGCATCAAGGAAAGTTTTGTCGGGCCCAAGGACGGCGCACTGTGGCTGTGGGGGGCGAATATCGCGGAATATAAACAGGCGGGGCCGCATTTGCAGCACGAACCGACACGTCCGAGGAAGCTCCTTCTTCACAAGAAGCAAATCGACAAGCTGATCGGCGCGGTGACCCGCGAGGGCATGACGATTGTCGCCACGCAGCTTTATTTCGATAAAAGGGGGCGGGCGAAGCTGGAAATCGCGATTGCGCGAGGGAAGAAGAAGCACGATAAACGTGAGACGGAAAAGCAGCGCGACTGGGGACGGCAGAAGCAGGCGCTGATGCGCGAGAAGGGTTGA
- a CDS encoding 4-hydroxy-tetrahydrodipicolinate synthase encodes MFKGSITALITPFKKGEIDWKAFDNLVEWQIEQGTHGLVPCGTTGESPTLTYDEDMAVVERCVKIANKRVPVIAGTGSNATHEAITLTQHAKDVGADGALIVTPYYNKPTQDGLYAHYRKIHDDVAIPIIIYNIPGRCVIDMTVETMAKLAKLPNIVGVKDAAGDLSRPLETRMAIGPDFCQLSGDDITAAAFLAQGGVGCISVVSNVAPAQCARLQEAWMEGDLETFAELRDLLLPLAKTLFCESNPAPVKYAASTLGLCSDEVRLPLVPASEKARKLVDAALEQTGLKGGRAKARRA; translated from the coding sequence ATGTTTAAAGGCTCCATCACTGCCCTCATTACACCTTTTAAAAAAGGCGAAATCGACTGGAAAGCATTCGATAATCTTGTTGAATGGCAGATCGAGCAAGGTACGCATGGTCTGGTTCCGTGTGGCACGACAGGTGAAAGCCCTACTCTTACTTACGATGAGGACATGGCTGTTGTCGAGCGGTGCGTGAAAATCGCCAACAAGAGAGTTCCGGTTATTGCCGGCACGGGTTCGAATGCCACGCATGAGGCTATCACCCTGACGCAACACGCCAAGGATGTCGGCGCGGACGGGGCGCTGATCGTCACCCCTTATTATAACAAACCCACGCAAGATGGTCTTTACGCCCATTACAGGAAAATCCACGATGACGTGGCGATTCCCATTATCATCTATAATATCCCCGGGCGGTGCGTGATCGACATGACCGTCGAGACTATGGCCAAGCTGGCCAAGCTTCCGAATATTGTCGGGGTGAAAGATGCGGCGGGTGATTTGTCACGACCTCTGGAGACGCGCATGGCGATCGGCCCCGATTTCTGCCAGCTTTCGGGCGACGATATCACGGCGGCGGCGTTTCTGGCGCAGGGCGGCGTGGGCTGCATTTCCGTTGTTTCCAACGTGGCTCCGGCGCAATGCGCCCGGTTACAGGAGGCTTGGATGGAAGGTGACCTTGAGACTTTCGCGGAATTGCGTGATCTTTTGCTGCCGCTGGCGAAAACCTTGTTCTGTGAGAGCAATCCGGCGCCCGTCAAATATGCGGCCTCCACGCTGGGCCTTTGTTCCGACGAGGTGCGGCTGCCGCTTGTTCCCGCCTCCGAGAAGGCGCGCAAGCTTGTCGATGCCGCGTTGGAGCAGACGGGCCTGAAAGGCGGACGCGCCAAGGCCCGGCGGGCCTGA